In Chitinophaga sp. HK235, a single window of DNA contains:
- a CDS encoding carboxypeptidase-like regulatory domain-containing protein, protein MLKNLLSTIICLMGLVHLSQAQQTVSGNVRNATTKEVVPVVSVTMKEAPNGDYTNDQGNFRFSTKSNYPFTLVFSSLGFETKELKVTGPGALKIELSPASVLGREVVVSASRSIQKKIESPVTIERISTKEIINSPQPSYFNMIQGLKGVDVTTSSLTFTTITTRGFNTSGNTNFTQIVDGMDNQAPGLNFPLGTAIGLTELDVDNLEVLSGASSALYGSRGLNGTLVMTGKDPFKYQGLSAQITQGVNHVSKGKSNDPFGPSPYYDWTVRWAKKVSDKFAFKINVQYIQAKEWMATDTANTNGPGGPLTDPNYNGVNLYGSKTSVDISPFLQAALAQTPELAPIINPMLEKGSNYVARTGYPEYGYLSNDAKLLKANAELRYKIRPRLEAIISGTFGKGNAVYSNDTRYALTNFQLGQYRAELKAEHWFLRGYTTQENSGNTIIASPTAQLINEAWKPSFNPNTGDGWYPQYTGALLGAMAAGKSYQDASNMARSFADQGRPDASSPLFQHLKDSISSLPTSKGGTLFLDKSKLYNVEAQYNFSHLLKFADLIAGLNYRLYRLDSKGTLFPDGDGPIDVAEYSAYIHLTKKIIKDKISLSTAFRYDKNTLFEKPRITTRASAVGEVNKESFIRFSYQNAYSFPSNIQALQSTPVDYNSFASGGSSRLLNGVYQFDRYPAYTLESVQKYQKSNNPADLQQFVLNDIKPQSVDAFELGYSSLIAKRVLIDVLGYYATWKNFIGYVNVANTPGTSDVTAFKDHSTYVAYNIAYNGAEKVNTYGYAASVSVDMSHNFMAKVNFSSDFLQNRNNSQVNNFNTPNYKFNIDLGNTGFGNKERYAFSTTFRYRPGYFYQIGFGSGTVPASAVIDAQISYRLLKAHSRIKLGGTNITNTYYRNGFGSPAIGAMYYVTYAYNVF, encoded by the coding sequence ATGTTAAAAAACTTGCTATCAACCATTATTTGTCTGATGGGTCTTGTCCATCTGTCGCAGGCGCAGCAGACTGTCTCGGGAAATGTGCGCAATGCCACGACCAAAGAAGTAGTGCCCGTCGTTTCGGTTACTATGAAAGAAGCTCCTAATGGAGATTATACCAACGATCAGGGAAATTTCCGTTTTTCTACCAAAAGTAATTATCCGTTCACCCTTGTTTTTTCTTCTCTGGGATTTGAAACAAAAGAACTGAAAGTAACCGGTCCGGGCGCACTGAAGATAGAACTCAGCCCCGCATCTGTATTAGGTCGTGAAGTGGTGGTGTCGGCCAGCCGGTCGATACAAAAGAAAATAGAATCACCCGTGACCATCGAAAGAATCAGCACCAAAGAAATTATCAACTCACCCCAGCCCAGTTATTTTAATATGATCCAGGGCCTCAAAGGGGTAGACGTAACCACTTCCAGCCTCACCTTCACCACCATCACCACCCGCGGCTTTAACACCAGTGGCAACACCAACTTCACCCAGATCGTGGATGGGATGGACAACCAGGCTCCCGGCCTCAATTTCCCCCTCGGCACAGCCATCGGCCTCACCGAACTGGATGTAGACAACCTGGAAGTACTATCAGGGGCTTCTTCTGCGCTGTATGGCTCCCGCGGCCTCAACGGCACCCTCGTCATGACCGGCAAAGACCCGTTTAAATACCAGGGCCTCAGCGCCCAGATCACCCAGGGCGTCAACCATGTCAGTAAAGGCAAGTCCAACGATCCTTTTGGACCATCACCGTACTACGACTGGACCGTCCGCTGGGCCAAAAAAGTAAGTGATAAGTTTGCCTTTAAAATCAATGTACAGTATATCCAGGCTAAAGAATGGATGGCTACGGATACCGCCAATACCAATGGTCCCGGTGGTCCGCTCACTGATCCTAATTACAACGGGGTGAACCTTTACGGTAGCAAAACATCTGTGGATATCAGCCCGTTCCTGCAGGCCGCCCTGGCCCAGACACCGGAACTGGCGCCCATCATCAACCCCATGCTGGAAAAAGGCAGCAACTATGTAGCCCGTACCGGTTATCCTGAATATGGTTACCTCAGCAACGATGCTAAATTATTAAAGGCCAATGCAGAGTTGCGGTATAAGATCAGGCCCCGGCTGGAAGCCATTATCTCCGGGACTTTTGGTAAAGGCAATGCAGTATACAGTAATGATACCCGTTATGCCCTCACCAACTTCCAGCTGGGCCAGTACCGTGCAGAGCTGAAAGCTGAACACTGGTTCCTCCGTGGCTATACCACCCAGGAGAATTCCGGTAACACCATCATTGCCAGTCCTACTGCGCAGCTGATCAACGAAGCCTGGAAGCCCAGTTTTAATCCTAATACCGGCGACGGCTGGTACCCGCAATATACCGGTGCCCTGCTGGGAGCCATGGCCGCAGGTAAGAGTTATCAGGATGCCAGCAATATGGCCCGCAGTTTCGCAGACCAGGGCCGCCCCGATGCGTCCAGCCCTCTTTTTCAGCATCTGAAAGACAGTATCTCTTCCCTGCCCACTTCCAAAGGTGGTACACTCTTCCTCGACAAAAGCAAGTTGTATAACGTGGAAGCCCAGTATAACTTCTCTCATCTGCTGAAGTTCGCAGACCTCATTGCCGGCCTGAACTACCGCCTCTATCGCCTCGATTCCAAAGGGACCCTCTTCCCCGATGGTGATGGCCCTATTGACGTGGCAGAGTACAGTGCCTATATCCATCTCACCAAAAAAATCATAAAAGATAAAATCAGTCTCAGCACAGCTTTCCGCTATGATAAAAATACGCTCTTTGAAAAACCGCGTATCACTACCCGTGCATCAGCGGTAGGGGAGGTCAACAAGGAAAGTTTTATCCGTTTCTCCTATCAGAATGCTTACAGCTTCCCGTCCAATATCCAGGCGCTGCAAAGTACGCCGGTAGATTACAACAGCTTTGCCTCTGGCGGCTCGTCCAGGCTGCTCAATGGTGTGTACCAGTTCGACCGCTACCCGGCCTATACCCTGGAAAGCGTCCAGAAATACCAGAAGAGCAATAATCCGGCAGATCTGCAGCAATTTGTCCTCAATGATATCAAACCACAATCCGTAGATGCGTTTGAGTTAGGTTATTCTTCCCTGATCGCTAAACGAGTACTGATAGATGTACTGGGCTATTACGCCACCTGGAAAAACTTTATCGGTTATGTCAACGTGGCCAATACACCGGGTACCAGTGATGTGACCGCCTTTAAAGACCACAGCACCTATGTGGCTTACAACATCGCTTACAATGGGGCGGAAAAGGTTAATACCTACGGCTATGCTGCGAGCGTGAGTGTAGACATGTCACATAATTTTATGGCGAAAGTGAATTTTTCGTCTGACTTCCTGCAGAACCGGAACAACAGCCAGGTGAATAACTTTAACACGCCCAATTATAAGTTTAATATAGATCTGGGCAACACCGGCTTCGGTAATAAGGAACGTTATGCCTTTAGTACCACTTTCCGTTATCGCCCGGGATATTTTTATCAGATAGGTTTTGGCAGTGGTACCGTGCCGGCTTCCGCTGTAATCGATGCCCAGATCAGTTACCGGCTGCTGAAGGCGCATAGCCGGATTAAGCTGGGTGGTACCAACATCACCAATACCTATTACCGGAACGGGTTTGGCAGTCCGGCCATCGGCGCGATGTACTACGTCACCTATGCATACAACGTCTTTTAA
- a CDS encoding NAD(P)H-binding protein, translating into MMKATTNQAKVLILGGTGKTGRRIAQLLIEKEWPVQIGSRSADPGFDWENPLTWEPVLKGVEAVYLSYYPDLAVPGAVDAISTFTRTAVTCGVKKIVLLSGRGEKEAEACEEIVKNSGIDWTILRCAWFSQNFSEGYLLEPLQAGFVALPAGAVVEPFIDADDIADVAVAALTEEGHAGQLYELTGSRLLTFAEAVGEVAKATGKPIQYQEVSLDEYKAMLQEYGIPDDYIWLVSYLFSEVLDGRNAHLSDGVQRALNRAPRDFADYARETAATGIWNQQ; encoded by the coding sequence ATGATGAAAGCAACAACTAATCAAGCGAAAGTCCTCATATTAGGTGGTACCGGTAAAACCGGCAGAAGAATAGCGCAGCTCCTGATCGAAAAAGAATGGCCGGTACAGATTGGCTCCCGTTCTGCAGATCCGGGTTTTGACTGGGAAAATCCCCTGACCTGGGAGCCGGTGCTGAAAGGAGTAGAGGCTGTATATCTCAGCTATTATCCTGATCTGGCCGTTCCAGGTGCGGTAGATGCTATCAGCACATTCACGCGTACAGCTGTAACCTGCGGCGTGAAGAAGATCGTGTTGTTATCCGGCCGTGGTGAGAAGGAAGCAGAGGCCTGCGAAGAAATTGTGAAGAACTCAGGGATAGATTGGACTATCCTCCGTTGTGCCTGGTTCAGTCAGAACTTCAGTGAAGGATATCTGCTGGAGCCGCTGCAGGCGGGGTTTGTAGCCCTTCCGGCCGGAGCGGTAGTTGAACCGTTTATTGATGCCGATGATATTGCCGATGTAGCAGTGGCCGCACTCACCGAAGAAGGCCATGCCGGCCAGTTGTACGAGCTTACCGGCTCGCGTCTGCTGACATTTGCTGAAGCAGTAGGGGAAGTGGCCAAAGCCACCGGTAAACCTATCCAGTACCAGGAAGTAAGCCTCGATGAATATAAAGCTATGTTACAGGAATATGGCATTCCGGACGATTATATCTGGCTGGTGTCTTACCTCTTCTCCGAAGTGCTCGATGGCCGTAATGCCCACCTGTCTGATGGTGTACAGCGTGCCCTGAACAGAGCTCCCCGCGATTTCGCTGATTATGCCCGTGAAACCGCCGCTACCGGTATATGGAACCAACAATAG
- a CDS encoding parallel beta-helix domain-containing protein has protein sequence MKRYALYHLLMIALLGSLAACNTKTPEDKEGYKTKLTFGPGDETKIAEAFLSIKDSTSIFLKEGKYRFDNLSIAQASHIRIEGAGPNKTILDFSAQSQGGEGIRVTDVKGFTIQGMTLQDSKGDLIKINKSEKVFVSYVHAVWSVSDSTTGGYAIYPVMCKNVLIENCYAQGASDAGIYVGQTDSAIVRNCKAYKNVAGCEIENTSHAEVYKNEFYGNTAGFLIFDLPDLSQRGGHVKAYNNDIHENNERNFAKAGSFGSTWGVGNAAPGSGVVVLSASDIELYNNNIFNNNSSAISVVSGFFIDPNAAAKMNDHYDPIPKNISIHNNVMIMADTFPSAVYEHHTGKILVAIAKQLKVQDPYRHKANLPFIIYDGITSNVLTRGTSPNPDNLCIKEQEEDLFVNADALRMQTKKWFPYTDVRPFLCN, from the coding sequence ATGAAACGATATGCTTTGTATCATCTGTTAATGATAGCCCTGCTAGGCTCGCTTGCAGCCTGCAACACCAAAACACCGGAAGACAAGGAGGGGTATAAAACAAAACTCACCTTCGGTCCCGGCGATGAAACCAAAATTGCGGAAGCATTCCTGTCTATAAAAGACAGCACCAGCATCTTCCTCAAAGAAGGAAAATACCGCTTCGATAATCTCAGTATAGCACAGGCCAGTCATATCAGGATAGAAGGCGCCGGTCCTAATAAAACTATCCTGGACTTCTCCGCCCAGAGCCAGGGAGGGGAAGGTATCCGCGTCACCGATGTGAAAGGATTTACTATCCAGGGCATGACACTGCAGGACTCCAAAGGAGACCTTATCAAAATAAATAAAAGTGAAAAAGTATTTGTAAGTTATGTACACGCTGTATGGTCAGTATCAGATTCCACTACCGGTGGTTATGCCATCTACCCGGTAATGTGTAAAAATGTGCTGATAGAAAACTGTTATGCGCAGGGGGCTTCCGATGCCGGTATTTATGTAGGACAAACAGACAGCGCTATCGTGCGTAACTGCAAAGCGTATAAAAACGTGGCTGGCTGTGAAATAGAAAATACTTCTCATGCGGAGGTATACAAAAATGAATTTTATGGTAATACCGCCGGCTTCCTGATCTTCGACCTGCCAGACCTCTCACAGCGGGGTGGACATGTAAAGGCTTATAACAACGACATCCATGAAAATAACGAAAGAAATTTCGCCAAAGCCGGCAGTTTCGGCTCTACCTGGGGGGTGGGTAATGCCGCCCCCGGCAGTGGAGTGGTAGTCCTGTCTGCCTCCGATATTGAGCTGTACAACAACAACATCTTCAATAACAATTCCAGCGCCATCTCCGTGGTGTCCGGCTTTTTTATTGATCCCAATGCTGCCGCTAAAATGAATGACCACTATGACCCTATACCTAAAAACATTAGTATTCATAACAACGTAATGATCATGGCTGACACTTTCCCATCGGCGGTGTATGAACATCATACTGGTAAGATACTGGTAGCGATTGCAAAACAGCTCAAGGTCCAGGATCCTTACCGCCACAAAGCCAATCTGCCTTTCATTATCTACGATGGTATCACCAGTAATGTACTCACCCGCGGGACTTCGCCCAATCCGGACAACCTCTGTATCAAAGAGCAGGAGGAAGACCTGTTTGTGAATGCCGATGCATTACGGATGCAGACTAAAAAATGGTTTCCCTACACGGATGTGAGACCATTCCTTTGTAACTAG
- a CDS encoding SO2930 family diheme c-type cytochrome — MRKPCLPIIAFVFLVAWLYSCQQQPARQQQSAVFEFKEKLSDYGFFTGALKTLIPRKGVLHYELSTPLFTDYAAKDRFIVLPPGTAATYTPHGPLDFPDSTFIIKNFAYNNPEHQKVMIETRLLFKDPADKKWKVMNYLWNEQQTDAVKWIMGKKIPITLLDDNGEKVSTVYQMPNTNDCKRCHINNSVLTPIGPKARNLNFTVAGQSTGQLQQWAASGLLQGLPATDVPQLPNWKDSVHYTVNQRARAYLDVNCAHCHTRGGDAFNTGLFLEYEQTDSNHLGFMKQPVSAGGGAGGLNYDIIPGDPAHSILLYRMNSTEPGTAMPELARTLVHKEAITVIKAWISTTVHK; from the coding sequence ATGAGGAAGCCTTGTTTGCCGATTATCGCATTTGTTTTTTTGGTAGCCTGGCTGTATAGCTGTCAGCAACAGCCGGCCAGGCAACAACAGTCTGCCGTATTTGAGTTTAAGGAGAAGTTATCGGATTACGGATTTTTTACCGGAGCGCTGAAAACGCTTATACCACGGAAAGGGGTGTTGCATTATGAACTGTCTACTCCGCTGTTTACGGATTATGCGGCGAAAGACCGTTTTATAGTGTTGCCGCCGGGAACAGCCGCTACCTATACACCCCATGGCCCGCTTGACTTCCCGGACTCCACTTTTATCATCAAAAACTTCGCGTATAACAATCCGGAACATCAGAAAGTGATGATAGAAACCCGGCTGCTGTTTAAAGATCCGGCAGATAAAAAATGGAAGGTGATGAACTATCTGTGGAATGAGCAACAGACGGATGCCGTAAAATGGATCATGGGTAAAAAGATTCCTATCACCTTGCTGGATGATAACGGCGAAAAAGTTTCCACCGTATACCAGATGCCCAATACCAATGACTGTAAACGTTGTCATATTAATAATAGTGTGCTGACACCGATAGGCCCCAAGGCCCGTAATCTCAACTTTACGGTGGCGGGGCAGTCAACGGGTCAGTTGCAGCAATGGGCTGCCAGTGGTTTGTTACAGGGACTTCCCGCTACCGATGTGCCGCAGTTGCCCAACTGGAAAGACAGTGTACACTATACCGTTAACCAGCGTGCCCGTGCCTACCTCGATGTCAACTGTGCCCACTGCCATACCCGTGGAGGCGATGCCTTTAACACCGGCCTGTTCCTGGAATACGAACAGACAGACAGCAACCACCTGGGCTTTATGAAACAGCCTGTTTCTGCCGGTGGTGGTGCTGGCGGCCTCAATTATGATATTATCCCCGGTGATCCGGCGCATTCCATCCTCTTATATCGTATGAACAGCACCGAACCCGGTACTGCCATGCCCGAACTGGCCCGCACCCTCGTGCACAAAGAAGCCATCACGGTGATAAAGGCATGGATCTCAACAACGGTTCATAAATAA
- a CDS encoding TonB-dependent receptor: MKHLYLIIGFVLMSIVAMAQNGVIKGKIKTADGEPAAFVTVGLKDTKRGTVTNEDGTFTVKNIKPGTYTIVISCTGCQKIEQTITVEADKTAEMNFDLQTTSSQLNEVVVDGNRTRTINRRPVSIGKLPVPVMDLPQSVAIIGHEVLEDQQAQRLSDVVKNVNGIYMASQRAGTQETFNARGYGFSSTNMFKNGTRVNSGAMPEMSSLERVEILKGSAAILYGNVAPGAVMNMVTKQPKFNFGGEVNLRAGSYGLLKPAFDVYGPISSKIAYRVNGTFETADSYRDQVHSKRYYINPSLLFKLSDRTELLLQGDYLKHDFTPDFGLGSYADTIINKAPRNTFYGAPWQYAHTQQSTASANIKHKFNENWSINGLISYSKYARDYYAIERIQASANGDWNRPLGRNATNEDYYAAQVDLTGKFKTGSVEHTVLAGVDADRYLTGTYAYGLPTIKPKTAGIYDSINIFDPAKYVRRTDRPVDTLLTVNNVPINRVGAYIQDLISISEKLKVLAGVRVSYLQSESPVLYDFIKGGSKPGASRYDNAVSPRLGIVYKPIPTTALFASYSTSFTPNTGQDIYGENLKPSIIQQYEAGVKNDFFKGLLSVNLTAYRIRNNNYAQTAPSRLDGTTNTDTNVKSLIGETLSQGVELDIAGHPLPGLDVIAGYSYNSMTVENTPKSRGSVIAGQRLVGNPNHTANASAFYTFQQSALKGLKVGAGFYYIGQRYAGWNNQYEQSQKFDRMISVPGYSTLDLSAGYTFKRFAVMGKVSNVTNTYNYYIHENYSINPIPPTQFVGTVSYKF; encoded by the coding sequence GTGAAGCATTTATACTTGATTATTGGTTTTGTTCTGATGAGTATTGTGGCGATGGCCCAGAATGGCGTTATTAAAGGCAAAATCAAGACTGCAGATGGAGAGCCGGCGGCTTTTGTGACAGTAGGACTCAAAGACACTAAAAGAGGAACAGTAACCAATGAAGATGGTACCTTCACTGTTAAAAATATTAAACCTGGTACTTATACCATCGTAATATCCTGCACCGGTTGCCAGAAAATCGAGCAAACGATCACCGTAGAAGCTGATAAAACAGCTGAGATGAACTTCGACTTACAGACTACTTCCAGCCAGCTGAATGAAGTAGTAGTAGATGGTAACCGCACCCGCACCATCAACCGCAGACCGGTATCCATCGGTAAACTGCCGGTACCGGTGATGGACCTGCCCCAGAGCGTGGCCATCATTGGTCATGAAGTACTGGAAGACCAGCAGGCACAACGTCTGAGTGATGTGGTGAAAAACGTAAATGGTATTTACATGGCCTCTCAGCGTGCCGGTACACAGGAAACATTTAACGCCCGCGGTTATGGTTTCTCCAGCACCAATATGTTTAAAAACGGTACCCGTGTTAACTCCGGTGCCATGCCTGAAATGAGCTCCCTCGAGAGAGTGGAAATCCTCAAAGGCAGCGCGGCCATCCTGTATGGTAACGTAGCACCAGGTGCTGTAATGAACATGGTTACCAAACAACCTAAATTCAACTTCGGCGGTGAAGTGAATCTGAGAGCAGGCAGCTACGGCCTCCTGAAACCAGCATTCGACGTATATGGTCCTATCTCTTCCAAAATTGCATACCGTGTAAATGGTACCTTCGAAACAGCTGACAGCTACCGCGATCAGGTACATTCCAAAAGATATTATATTAATCCGTCCCTGTTGTTCAAACTCAGCGACCGCACCGAACTGCTGTTACAGGGTGATTACCTGAAACACGATTTTACTCCTGACTTCGGCCTGGGTTCTTATGCTGATACTATTATCAACAAAGCTCCCCGCAATACCTTCTACGGTGCACCCTGGCAGTATGCACATACTCAGCAAAGCACTGCTTCTGCCAATATCAAACATAAATTCAATGAAAACTGGTCTATCAACGGTCTGATTTCCTACTCCAAATACGCACGTGATTACTACGCTATCGAAAGAATCCAGGCGTCTGCCAATGGCGACTGGAACCGTCCGCTGGGAAGAAACGCTACTAACGAAGATTATTATGCTGCCCAGGTAGACCTGACCGGTAAATTCAAAACCGGAAGCGTAGAGCACACTGTGCTGGCTGGTGTAGATGCGGATCGTTACCTGACTGGTACTTATGCCTATGGCCTTCCTACTATTAAGCCTAAAACAGCTGGTATCTATGATAGTATCAATATTTTTGATCCTGCTAAATATGTTCGTCGTACAGACCGTCCGGTAGATACCCTGCTGACTGTAAATAATGTCCCTATCAACAGAGTGGGTGCATATATCCAGGACCTGATCAGCATCTCCGAAAAACTGAAAGTACTGGCTGGTGTAAGAGTTTCTTACCTGCAGAGTGAATCACCAGTTCTTTACGATTTCATCAAAGGTGGCAGCAAGCCAGGTGCTTCCAGATACGACAATGCCGTGTCTCCCCGTTTGGGTATCGTATACAAACCGATTCCAACCACTGCTTTGTTTGCTAGTTACTCTACTTCCTTTACACCTAACACCGGCCAGGATATCTATGGAGAAAATCTTAAACCTTCTATTATCCAGCAGTATGAAGCAGGTGTGAAAAATGATTTCTTTAAAGGACTGTTATCTGTAAACCTGACAGCTTACCGCATCCGTAACAACAACTACGCACAAACAGCACCATCTAGACTGGATGGCACCACTAACACCGATACTAACGTTAAATCGCTGATCGGTGAAACGCTCAGCCAGGGCGTGGAACTGGATATCGCCGGTCATCCCTTGCCAGGTCTGGACGTAATTGCCGGTTACAGCTACAACAGCATGACCGTCGAAAATACACCTAAATCCAGAGGTTCCGTGATCGCTGGCCAACGACTCGTGGGTAACCCTAACCATACTGCCAACGCCAGCGCATTCTATACCTTCCAGCAGTCAGCCCTGAAAGGCCTGAAAGTAGGTGCTGGTTTCTATTATATTGGTCAGCGTTATGCGGGTTGGAACAATCAGTATGAACAGTCCCAGAAGTTTGACCGTATGATTTCCGTACCCGGATATTCTACGCTCGACCTCAGCGCAGGCTACACTTTCAAACGTTTTGCTGTAATGGGTAAAGTATC